A DNA window from candidate division KSB1 bacterium contains the following coding sequences:
- a CDS encoding nuclear transport factor 2 family protein has product MANHLDTVAAIYAAFGKGDIPGIIQHLSDNVQWEAWADNSAQKAGVPWLQARSGRAGALQFFEIVGTLKIREFQVLSLLAGGNQVAAEFVIEFEAPDTGAICRDEEMHLWTFDGNGKVIRLRHYADTAKHITAAGKGN; this is encoded by the coding sequence ATGGCCAATCATCTTGACACCGTTGCCGCCATTTATGCGGCGTTTGGCAAGGGCGATATTCCGGGCATCATCCAGCATTTGTCCGACAACGTGCAGTGGGAGGCGTGGGCGGACAATTCCGCACAAAAGGCCGGCGTGCCGTGGCTGCAAGCGCGCTCGGGCAGGGCCGGCGCCTTGCAATTCTTTGAAATCGTTGGCACGTTAAAAATCAGAGAGTTTCAAGTGTTGTCGCTGCTGGCCGGCGGCAATCAAGTCGCCGCCGAGTTCGTCATTGAATTCGAAGCGCCGGACACCGGCGCCATTTGCCGCGATGAGGAGATGCACTTGTGGACGTTTGACGGCAACGGCAAAGTCATTCGCTTGCGGCATTATGCCGACACCGCCAAGCACATCACAGCGGCAGGGAAGGGGAATTAA
- a CDS encoding Gfo/Idh/MocA family oxidoreductase, whose translation MQQRKIRWGILSTGRIAQAFAQSLAVLPDAQLHAVGSRRAAAAEAFGARFNVPRRHASYAALAADEEVEVIYIGTPHSLHAENCLLCLQAGKAVLCEKPFTINAAEAETVIQFARHQRRFLMEAMWTRFLPAVVQVREWLAEGMIGEPRLLLADFGFRAEFDPASRLFAPELGGGALLDVGIYPLALAAMIFGPPQRLASMAHLGPTGVDEQCGMILGYDGGALALLAAANRSETPKEATIIGSAGRITLHAPFFKTTRVTLARHGRPEQTVQAPYESFGYQYEAAEVMACLRAGRLESEIMPLDESLQLMQTMDEIRRQWGLRYPCEMT comes from the coding sequence ATGCAACAGCGAAAAATCCGCTGGGGCATTCTCAGCACCGGCCGGATTGCACAGGCTTTTGCGCAGTCACTGGCTGTTCTGCCGGATGCGCAACTGCACGCGGTCGGCTCGCGCCGCGCGGCCGCGGCAGAAGCCTTCGGCGCGCGTTTCAATGTGCCCCGGCGCCATGCCAGTTATGCCGCGCTTGCTGCGGATGAAGAAGTCGAAGTGATTTACATCGGCACCCCGCACTCTCTGCACGCCGAGAACTGCCTGTTGTGCCTGCAGGCCGGCAAAGCGGTGTTGTGCGAGAAGCCGTTCACCATCAACGCCGCTGAAGCGGAAACCGTCATTCAATTTGCCCGCCATCAGCGGCGCTTTTTGATGGAGGCCATGTGGACGCGCTTCCTGCCGGCCGTGGTGCAGGTGCGCGAGTGGCTGGCGGAGGGGATGATTGGCGAGCCGCGTCTGCTGCTCGCCGATTTTGGTTTTCGCGCCGAGTTCGATCCCGCCAGCCGGTTGTTCGCGCCCGAGTTGGGGGGTGGTGCGCTGCTGGACGTCGGCATTTATCCGCTCGCCCTGGCCGCAATGATCTTCGGGCCGCCGCAACGCCTCGCCAGCATGGCGCATCTTGGCCCCACCGGTGTCGATGAGCAATGCGGCATGATTCTCGGCTATGACGGCGGTGCGCTCGCCCTTCTGGCCGCCGCCAATCGCAGCGAAACGCCCAAGGAAGCGACCATCATCGGCAGCGCAGGCCGCATCACGCTGCATGCCCCCTTTTTCAAAACCACCCGCGTCACGCTGGCGCGCCACGGCCGGCCGGAACAAACGGTGCAGGCACCCTACGAAAGTTTCGGGTATCAATACGAGGCCGCTGAGGTGATGGCCTGTTTGCGTGCCGGCCGGCTGGAAAGCGAAATCATGCCGCTGGATGAGTCCCTGCAGCTCATGCAAACCATGGACGAAATCCGCCGGCAGTGGGGGTTGCGCTATCCCTGCGAAATGACGTGA
- a CDS encoding TonB-dependent receptor → MRVFQRIFHLAMVCSLIGLYPVMSLAQETGAIKGAVKDVETGKGLAEVNVVLSGTSRGANTAADGSFSITSVKPGEYELIVSLIGYATLRQRLVVTAGSETTLALELQQKPLDLSEILVQADRPYSAASSRAVRDFDLRVRPNRSAQELLQTAPGLIIAQHAGGGKAEQIFLRGFDADHGTDVNISVDGMPVNMVSHGHGQGYADLHFIIPEVIDALEVYKGPYFAEFGDLATAGAVAMRTRDHVESNLVRLEGGQFETYRLTTLYQIPGTGIHNNAYLAGQFYGTDGPVDSPQGFRRVNLFGKFHTHLNETSKLSLDIGGFSSAWNASGQIPWRAVRSGLIDRFGAIDDFEGGTTGRQNLNLAYEAHGEGNSEFLIRAYTTRYNFKLFSNFTFFLNDPVNGDMIEQTDSRTLLGLNSRHRFHHQIGGLLATATLGGGYRADDIAVALWRSPGRVRDQALVNSDIFQRNLYLWAQEELILGPMVRLQLGLRGDYFTYDVEDHLEGTPSDLPHASGFAQKTILSPKANLVISPAQALELFVNFGTGFHSNDARDVVIARRVSDAIRRYRQQGLSEEEIAARLAQANFDPAMGSEETLPRATGGEIGFRMRLGNRLNFGAALWGLNLEREFVYVGDEGTTELSGRTQRHGLDLEARCGLTSWLYADVDLNLSRGKLRDAPAEADEIPLAPRLSSAGGLTVKHPSGLEGGLRYRHIGDRPANEANTVTALGYSVLDLTAGYRFGNYQLHFILENLTDTDWNEAQFDTESRLPNETEPVSELHFTPGNPRNVRVGLSYFF, encoded by the coding sequence ATGCGTGTTTTTCAGCGGATATTTCACCTGGCAATGGTTTGTAGCTTGATCGGCTTGTACCCCGTGATGAGTTTGGCCCAGGAAACCGGCGCGATCAAGGGCGCCGTCAAGGACGTTGAAACCGGCAAGGGTCTCGCGGAGGTGAATGTTGTGCTCAGCGGCACAAGCCGTGGCGCCAACACGGCTGCCGACGGCAGCTTCAGCATCACGAGTGTGAAGCCCGGCGAGTATGAGCTGATCGTGAGCTTGATCGGTTACGCGACGCTTCGCCAGCGCCTTGTTGTGACGGCTGGAAGCGAGACGACTCTCGCCCTCGAGCTGCAGCAGAAGCCGCTCGATCTCAGCGAAATTCTGGTGCAGGCCGATCGGCCGTATTCCGCTGCTTCCTCGCGCGCCGTGCGGGATTTCGACTTGCGCGTGCGGCCCAACCGCTCTGCACAGGAATTACTTCAAACCGCGCCCGGCTTGATCATCGCGCAACACGCCGGCGGCGGCAAGGCCGAGCAAATTTTCCTGCGCGGTTTTGATGCGGATCACGGCACCGACGTCAACATCTCGGTGGATGGCATGCCGGTGAACATGGTGTCGCACGGCCACGGCCAGGGCTATGCCGATTTGCATTTCATCATTCCCGAGGTGATCGACGCCCTGGAAGTTTACAAAGGCCCCTACTTTGCGGAGTTCGGCGATCTCGCCACTGCCGGCGCGGTGGCCATGCGCACGCGCGATCATGTCGAATCCAATTTGGTGCGGCTCGAAGGCGGCCAGTTTGAAACGTATCGTCTGACCACCCTCTATCAAATCCCCGGCACCGGCATTCACAACAATGCCTACCTGGCCGGGCAGTTTTATGGCACGGACGGCCCGGTTGATAGTCCTCAGGGCTTTCGTCGCGTCAATCTTTTTGGAAAATTTCACACCCACTTGAATGAGACTTCCAAGCTCTCGCTTGACATCGGCGGCTTCAGCTCGGCCTGGAACGCTTCCGGCCAGATTCCGTGGCGCGCCGTGCGATCGGGATTGATCGACCGCTTCGGCGCCATTGATGATTTTGAAGGCGGCACCACCGGCCGGCAGAATCTCAATCTCGCCTATGAAGCACATGGCGAGGGCAACAGCGAGTTTTTGATTCGCGCTTACACCACACGTTACAACTTCAAGCTGTTTTCGAATTTCACATTTTTCCTGAATGATCCCGTCAACGGCGACATGATCGAGCAAACCGACAGCCGAACGCTGCTGGGCTTGAACAGCCGCCATCGCTTTCATCATCAAATCGGCGGCTTGCTCGCAACGGCGACACTCGGCGGCGGCTATCGTGCTGATGACATTGCGGTCGCGCTGTGGCGCAGTCCGGGAAGAGTGCGCGATCAGGCATTGGTGAATTCTGACATCTTTCAACGCAATCTCTACCTTTGGGCGCAGGAAGAGTTGATTCTTGGTCCAATGGTGCGGCTGCAGCTTGGTTTGCGCGGCGATTATTTCACCTACGATGTGGAGGATCATCTCGAAGGCACGCCTTCGGATTTGCCGCATGCTTCCGGTTTCGCACAAAAGACGATTCTCAGCCCCAAGGCCAATCTGGTGATCAGCCCGGCACAGGCCCTGGAGCTGTTTGTGAATTTTGGCACCGGCTTTCATTCCAATGATGCTCGCGACGTGGTGATTGCCCGCCGCGTCAGCGATGCCATTCGCCGCTACCGGCAGCAGGGTTTGAGCGAAGAGGAGATCGCCGCGCGTCTGGCGCAGGCCAATTTCGACCCTGCCATGGGCAGTGAGGAAACGCTGCCGCGCGCCACCGGCGGCGAGATTGGATTTCGAATGCGCCTGGGCAATCGTCTCAACTTCGGCGCGGCGCTGTGGGGCCTCAATCTCGAACGCGAGTTCGTGTATGTCGGCGACGAGGGCACGACTGAACTCAGCGGCCGCACGCAGCGCCATGGCCTCGATCTCGAAGCCCGCTGCGGCTTGACTTCCTGGCTTTATGCCGATGTCGATCTCAATCTCTCCCGCGGCAAATTGCGTGATGCGCCGGCCGAGGCGGATGAAATTCCGCTGGCACCGCGTCTCTCTTCCGCCGGTGGCCTGACGGTGAAGCATCCCTCCGGCCTCGAGGGCGGCTTGCGCTACCGCCACATTGGCGATCGGCCTGCCAATGAAGCCAACACCGTCACCGCGCTCGGCTATTCCGTATTAGATCTCACCGCCGGCTATCGTTTTGGCAATTACCAGCTTCATTTCATTCTGGAGAATCTCACGGACACCGACTGGAACGAGGCGCAATTTGACACCGAATCGCGATTACCCAACGAAACGGAGCCGGTGTCGGAGCTGCATTTCACGCCGGGCAATCCGAGAAATGTGCGGGTGGGGTTGAGTTATTTCTTTTGA
- a CDS encoding TonB-dependent receptor: MQKRSIHRQWLLAMLLAPGLALSQVLTGTVTGDGSALVGATVLAKGTKRGTVTDANGKYSLKLEPGTYEIVFSLLGYAKRTETVTLAENEERQLNVDLRSQALASKEAVVIVGTRAYARTVTDSPLPIDILPVQELSRTGQNSFDKMLQHRVPSFSTVQTPVNDATALLDPWEIRNMGVSRTLILINGKRKNLSSLVYTQTSPSRGESAVDLSAIPVDAISRVEILRDGASAQYGSDALAGVVNIVLKDDTQGGYYTISTGITGKGDGERIGISLNNGNAIFDDKGFINYTVDFSRVNEARRSGVVDAEGEASDFGADINDVRAFLARDKYAGNRNSSPATSAAKFLVNSGVNLSDNTELYGNAAYIYKKVNSFANYRTPYWRTLADYPYLKDFFGDGTPASYQGYLPTFDGDLVDYNATFGLRSSKGGWKYDVSYTLGFNSQDYTVLNSHNRSDIRDANGVNVYRENSPINFKPGGSKFSHKVGNLDISKAVNEQLHLGFGSEFRSETFEITPGDQASWDGIGADSFAGNRPENSGIFSRFNFGGYLDIAYDVSKQFLLSATLRNEYYSDFGNAFVYKLSSRIKTPDDRLTLRGSYSTGFKAPTLHQIYTQRAQYSFVPGQGVQVIGLINNVSPQARLLGVKPLDPEKSRNLTFGVGANLTSSLNLTLDYYDIEVDDRIVISNRVATSGGELEFFTNSIDTKTTGLDVVVDYKNIALRPGSLNLSLAGNINLQNKRVGDILKVRGVDVIDATQEALFFTSRPKQKFVTNATYTMRRVEIGLNATYFGKTEFHQTGLDPNLKTVFQPKIVTDLALTYDLFHNISVSANINNLLDVIPEWKFEALNDAGRAILADPAQTKVQRNLVTFNGRYDIMTYDGFHFSQLGRIFSLSLTHRF; the protein is encoded by the coding sequence ATGCAGAAACGCAGCATTCACCGACAATGGCTGCTGGCCATGCTCCTGGCGCCGGGATTGGCACTGTCCCAGGTGTTGACCGGAACAGTTACGGGCGATGGCTCGGCTTTGGTCGGGGCCACCGTGCTGGCGAAAGGCACCAAACGCGGAACCGTCACGGACGCGAATGGCAAGTATTCTCTCAAGCTGGAGCCCGGAACCTATGAGATCGTCTTTTCACTCCTGGGCTACGCCAAGCGCACAGAAACGGTGACGCTCGCCGAGAACGAGGAACGACAACTGAACGTTGATCTGCGCTCGCAGGCGCTGGCGAGCAAGGAAGCGGTGGTTATTGTCGGTACGCGTGCCTATGCCCGCACAGTCACGGACTCCCCGCTGCCGATCGACATTCTGCCGGTGCAGGAGTTGTCACGCACGGGCCAGAACAGCTTCGACAAAATGCTGCAGCACCGCGTGCCCTCCTTCAGCACGGTGCAAACGCCGGTGAACGACGCCACCGCGCTGCTGGATCCGTGGGAGATCCGCAACATGGGGGTGAGCCGCACCCTCATTCTCATCAACGGCAAGCGCAAGAATCTGAGCTCGCTGGTTTACACGCAAACCTCGCCCAGCCGCGGGGAAAGCGCAGTCGACCTCTCCGCGATTCCGGTGGATGCCATCTCGCGTGTCGAAATTTTGCGGGATGGTGCCTCGGCGCAATACGGCTCCGACGCGCTGGCGGGGGTTGTCAACATCGTGTTGAAGGATGACACCCAGGGCGGCTATTACACCATCAGCACCGGCATCACCGGCAAGGGGGATGGCGAACGCATCGGCATCTCGCTCAACAACGGCAACGCGATTTTTGACGACAAGGGTTTCATCAATTACACCGTGGATTTCTCACGCGTCAACGAGGCGCGGCGCTCGGGAGTGGTGGACGCCGAGGGCGAGGCCTCCGATTTTGGCGCCGACATCAACGATGTGAGAGCGTTCCTGGCACGCGACAAATATGCCGGCAACCGCAACTCCTCGCCGGCCACCTCGGCCGCCAAGTTTCTGGTCAACAGCGGGGTCAATCTTTCCGATAACACCGAGCTTTACGGCAACGCCGCCTACATTTACAAAAAGGTAAACTCCTTCGCCAACTACCGCACGCCCTACTGGCGCACACTGGCGGATTATCCCTATCTCAAAGACTTTTTCGGCGACGGCACACCAGCCTCCTACCAGGGCTATCTCCCCACCTTCGACGGCGATCTGGTGGATTACAACGCCACCTTCGGCCTGCGTTCGAGCAAGGGCGGCTGGAAGTATGATGTCAGTTACACCCTGGGCTTCAACAGCCAGGATTACACCGTGCTGAACTCGCACAACCGTTCTGACATCAGGGATGCCAATGGCGTCAACGTCTATCGCGAGAACAGCCCGATCAATTTCAAGCCGGGCGGCAGCAAGTTTTCGCACAAAGTGGGCAACCTCGACATCTCCAAGGCGGTCAACGAGCAGTTGCACCTCGGTTTTGGCAGCGAGTTTCGCAGCGAAACCTTCGAGATAACCCCCGGTGATCAGGCCTCCTGGGACGGCATCGGCGCCGATTCCTTTGCCGGCAACCGCCCGGAGAACTCCGGAATCTTCAGCCGCTTCAACTTCGGCGGTTACCTCGACATCGCCTATGATGTCAGCAAGCAATTCCTGCTGTCTGCCACGCTGCGCAACGAATACTACAGCGATTTCGGCAATGCCTTCGTTTACAAACTCAGCTCGCGCATCAAGACTCCTGATGACCGGTTGACGCTGCGCGGCTCCTACTCCACCGGTTTCAAGGCGCCCACCCTGCATCAAATCTACACCCAGCGCGCGCAGTACAGCTTCGTACCCGGCCAGGGCGTTCAGGTCATCGGTCTGATCAACAACGTCTCCCCGCAGGCGCGGCTGCTGGGTGTCAAACCGCTGGATCCCGAGAAGTCCCGCAACCTGACGTTCGGCGTGGGCGCCAACCTGACCTCCAGCCTCAACCTCACGCTCGACTACTACGACATCGAAGTCGATGATCGCATCGTCATCAGCAACCGCGTGGCCACCAGTGGGGGTGAGCTGGAATTCTTCACCAATTCCATCGACACCAAAACCACCGGCCTGGATGTGGTGGTCGATTACAAAAACATCGCCTTGCGGCCGGGCTCTCTGAATCTGTCGCTGGCCGGCAACATCAATTTGCAAAACAAGCGTGTCGGTGACATCCTCAAAGTCAGGGGCGTCGATGTCATCGATGCCACCCAGGAGGCCCTCTTCTTCACCTCCCGGCCCAAGCAGAAATTCGTGACCAATGCCACCTACACCATGCGCCGCGTGGAAATTGGTCTGAATGCCACCTACTTCGGCAAAACCGAATTTCACCAAACCGGTCTTGACCCCAACCTCAAGACCGTCTTTCAGCCCAAGATCGTCACCGACCTGGCGTTGACCTACGATCTTTTTCACAATATCAGCGTCAGCGCCAACATCAACAACCTGCTCGACGTGATCCCCGAGTGGAAATTCGAGGCGCTCAATGATGCCGGCCGTGCGATTCTGGCAGATCCGGCGCAGACCAAGGTGCAACGCAATCTGGTCACCTTCAACGGCCGTTACGACATCATGACCTACGACGGGTTCCACTTCAGCCAGTTGGGGCGGATTTTCAGCCTGAGTTTGACACATCGCTTTTAG
- a CDS encoding polyphosphate kinase 2 family protein, with amino-acid sequence MKQPLLISPNEKIRLQDFDPGYTGKYKDKDEAKKNLEKNLARLDELQEVMYAEGKHALLIVLQGMDTSGKDGVIEHVMSSVNPQGVRVASFKTPTPEELSHDFLWRIHQHVPPRGYIAIFNRSHYEDVLIVRVRNLVPKEIWKKRYDHINNFEKLLADSDVTILKFFLHISKDEQKKRLEERRDDKTKQWKFNIGDLKERALWDDYMQAYEDAINKCNTPWAPWHIVPSNKKWYRNLVISECIVAALEGLQMKYPPAPEGIEKIVVE; translated from the coding sequence ATGAAACAACCTCTCTTGATTTCCCCAAATGAAAAGATTCGCCTGCAAGATTTTGATCCCGGTTACACCGGTAAATATAAAGATAAAGACGAGGCGAAAAAGAATTTGGAAAAGAATCTCGCCCGGCTGGATGAATTGCAGGAAGTCATGTATGCCGAAGGCAAGCATGCCCTGCTTATTGTTTTGCAAGGAATGGACACCAGCGGCAAAGACGGCGTGATCGAGCATGTCATGTCGAGCGTGAATCCCCAGGGCGTGCGCGTGGCCAGTTTCAAAACGCCGACGCCGGAGGAATTGTCGCACGATTTCTTGTGGCGCATTCACCAGCACGTGCCGCCGCGCGGCTACATCGCCATTTTCAACCGCTCGCATTATGAAGATGTGTTGATCGTGCGCGTGCGCAATCTTGTGCCCAAAGAAATCTGGAAGAAACGTTACGACCACATCAACAACTTCGAAAAGCTGCTGGCGGACAGCGACGTCACCATCCTCAAATTCTTCCTGCATATTTCGAAAGACGAGCAGAAAAAGCGGCTGGAGGAACGCCGCGACGATAAAACCAAGCAATGGAAATTCAATATCGGCGATTTGAAAGAACGCGCGTTGTGGGATGATTACATGCAAGCCTACGAAGACGCGATCAACAAATGCAACACGCCCTGGGCACCGTGGCATATCGTTCCCTCGAACAAGAAGTGGTATCGCAATCTGGTGATTTCCGAATGTATCGTCGCGGCGTTGGAGGGTTTGCAGATGAAATATCCGCCTGCGCCCGAGGGGATCGAGAAAATTGTGGTGGAGTGA
- a CDS encoding amidohydrolase family protein produces MCQTKYPVLVACLGLLILLQSMPAQPHAAGDTAKTSAKKAEKKEWDVTAPHGPTKEIAFTTSEGTWMNLDVSPDGREIVFDLLGDIYLMPITGGEAKLLSGGPAFDVQPRFSPDGKRISFTSDRSGGDNIWIMQRDGSKPRQVTREDFRLLNNAVWTPDGNYLIARKHFTSTRSLGAGEMWLYHVTGGEGLPLTRRKNDQQDAGEPAVSPDGRYLYFSEDMSGGNTFQYNKDPNGQIYVIRRLDRETGDLKNYVTGAGGAVRPQPSPDGKYLAFVRRVRLKSVLYLQDVSTGEQIPLYDGLNKDQQETWATFGVYPNYAWTPDSRNIVIWAQGKIWRIDIATKQATQIPFTVHVKQTVTEALHFPQTVHPDSFTVKMIRDAVTSPDGRTLVFSAVGALWKKVLPNGKPRRLTNSALHEFFPAFSPDGQWVVYSTWSDTALGGLYKVKLDGRQPVKLTRRKGYYLTPSFSPDGRKIVYQRTGGNSLLGFAHGVEPGLYWMSAEGGEEHFIQEEGYAPRFNRMSDRIFFLSGGGLEKKYKSVRLDGGGERTHFSLKYVNQIVPSPDEQWVAFTELFNAYIAPFPQTGGAIDLHSGTKALPVKRVTRDAGDYLHWSGDSQRLYWLIGPELFSRELRQSFTFLPGAPDSVAGPDSVGLQIGLKLMTDVPAGKLAFTGARLITMRGDEVIENGTIVIEGNRIAAIGRANEVNIPADAKRIEAGGKTIMPGLIDVHAHADHFFTGLLPQQSWAYFANLAYGVTTMHDPSANTATVFTLAEMVAAGKIIGPRVYSTGTILYGADGDFKAVINSLEEARSHLRRLKAVGAFSVKSYNQPRRNQRQQVLQAARELNMLVVPEGGSFFYHNLSMVIDGHTGIEHSIPIAPVYQDVLQLWGGSGTAYTPTLIVGYGGIWGENYWYQKTNVWEKQRLLQFTPRPLVDARARRRMMIPDDDFGHIGNARVAKALSDAGVKVNLGAHGQLQGLGAHWELWMFVQGGMTPLEAIRAATLNGAEYIGMGKELGSLEPGKLADLIVLEKNPLENIQNTEFITLVMKNGRLYDAETMNETGNVSRPRLPFYWEHAKTSDAFVWKGAGVGFGEVKCGCMH; encoded by the coding sequence ATGTGTCAAACGAAATACCCCGTGCTGGTTGCCTGTCTGGGCCTGCTGATCCTGCTGCAAAGCATGCCGGCACAGCCGCACGCCGCCGGCGATACTGCGAAAACCAGTGCGAAGAAAGCGGAGAAGAAGGAGTGGGATGTCACCGCGCCCCACGGCCCGACGAAAGAAATTGCCTTCACCACCAGTGAAGGCACGTGGATGAATCTCGATGTCAGCCCGGATGGCCGGGAAATTGTGTTCGATCTGCTCGGCGACATTTACCTCATGCCCATCACCGGCGGCGAAGCAAAACTGCTCAGCGGCGGCCCGGCCTTCGATGTGCAACCGCGCTTCAGTCCCGACGGCAAGCGCATCAGCTTCACCAGCGACCGTTCCGGCGGGGACAATATTTGGATCATGCAACGCGACGGCTCCAAACCCAGGCAGGTGACCAGGGAGGATTTTCGGCTGCTCAACAATGCGGTGTGGACGCCCGACGGCAATTATCTCATTGCGCGCAAGCATTTCACCAGCACGCGCTCGCTGGGCGCGGGCGAGATGTGGCTCTATCATGTCACCGGCGGCGAAGGCCTGCCGCTCACCAGGCGCAAGAACGATCAGCAGGACGCCGGCGAGCCGGCAGTTTCCCCGGACGGCCGCTACCTCTATTTCAGCGAGGACATGAGCGGCGGCAATACGTTTCAGTACAACAAGGATCCCAACGGCCAGATCTATGTCATCCGCCGTCTCGATCGCGAGACGGGTGACTTGAAAAATTATGTCACCGGCGCCGGCGGTGCGGTGCGGCCGCAGCCCTCGCCCGACGGCAAGTATCTCGCCTTCGTGCGGCGCGTGCGCCTGAAAAGTGTGCTCTATCTGCAGGATGTGAGCACCGGCGAGCAAATTCCCCTTTACGACGGCTTGAACAAGGATCAGCAGGAGACCTGGGCCACTTTCGGCGTTTATCCCAACTATGCCTGGACACCGGACAGCAGAAATATCGTGATCTGGGCGCAGGGCAAAATCTGGCGCATCGACATCGCCACGAAGCAGGCCACTCAGATTCCCTTTACCGTCCACGTCAAACAAACTGTCACCGAAGCCCTGCATTTCCCGCAAACTGTTCACCCGGATTCATTCACCGTGAAAATGATTCGTGACGCCGTGACTTCACCCGATGGCAGGACACTGGTCTTCAGCGCCGTGGGCGCGCTGTGGAAGAAAGTCCTGCCCAACGGCAAGCCCAGGCGCCTGACCAACAGCGCGCTGCATGAATTTTTCCCGGCATTCAGCCCCGACGGCCAGTGGGTGGTCTATTCCACCTGGAGCGACACGGCCCTGGGCGGTCTGTATAAAGTCAAGCTCGATGGTCGCCAGCCGGTCAAACTCACACGGCGCAAGGGTTATTATCTCACGCCCTCGTTCTCCCCGGATGGCAGGAAGATCGTCTATCAACGCACGGGTGGCAACTCGCTGCTCGGTTTCGCGCATGGCGTGGAGCCGGGTTTGTATTGGATGTCTGCCGAAGGCGGCGAGGAACATTTCATTCAAGAAGAAGGTTATGCTCCGCGCTTCAATCGCATGAGTGACCGTATTTTCTTCCTCAGCGGCGGCGGGCTGGAGAAAAAATACAAGAGTGTCCGCCTCGATGGCGGCGGGGAACGCACGCATTTCAGTTTGAAGTATGTCAATCAAATCGTGCCCAGCCCCGATGAGCAATGGGTGGCTTTCACCGAGCTGTTCAATGCCTATATCGCGCCGTTCCCGCAAACCGGCGGAGCGATTGACCTGCACAGCGGCACCAAGGCGCTGCCCGTGAAGCGTGTCACACGTGATGCCGGTGATTATCTGCACTGGTCCGGCGACAGCCAGAGGCTGTACTGGCTGATCGGCCCGGAATTGTTCTCGCGCGAGCTGCGCCAGAGTTTTACCTTTCTCCCGGGCGCGCCCGACAGCGTTGCGGGCCCGGATTCCGTCGGGTTGCAGATCGGTTTGAAATTGATGACGGATGTGCCTGCCGGCAAGCTCGCGTTCACCGGCGCGCGCCTTATCACCATGCGCGGCGATGAGGTGATTGAGAACGGCACGATCGTGATCGAAGGCAATCGCATCGCTGCGATCGGCCGGGCGAATGAAGTCAACATTCCTGCCGACGCCAAGCGCATCGAGGCCGGCGGTAAAACCATCATGCCGGGCCTCATCGATGTGCACGCACACGCGGATCATTTTTTCACCGGCTTGCTGCCGCAGCAGAGCTGGGCCTATTTCGCCAATCTTGCCTACGGCGTGACCACCATGCACGACCCCTCCGCCAACACGGCAACGGTGTTCACGCTGGCTGAAATGGTTGCTGCCGGCAAAATCATCGGGCCGCGCGTGTACTCCACCGGCACGATTCTCTACGGCGCCGACGGCGATTTCAAGGCCGTGATCAACAGTCTCGAGGAGGCGCGCTCACATCTGCGCCGGCTGAAGGCGGTGGGCGCCTTTTCGGTGAAGAGTTACAATCAACCGCGCCGCAACCAGCGCCAGCAGGTGCTGCAGGCGGCGCGCGAGTTGAACATGCTGGTGGTTCCCGAAGGCGGATCGTTTTTTTATCACAACCTGTCAATGGTGATCGACGGCCACACCGGCATCGAGCATTCGATCCCGATCGCGCCGGTTTATCAGGATGTCCTGCAACTGTGGGGCGGCAGCGGCACGGCCTACACCCCGACCTTGATCGTGGGCTATGGCGGCATCTGGGGCGAGAATTATTGGTACCAGAAAACCAATGTGTGGGAAAAGCAGCGCCTGCTGCAGTTCACCCCCCGTCCCCTCGTCGATGCCCGCGCGCGGCGGCGCATGATGATCCCCGACGATGATTTTGGCCATATCGGCAATGCACGGGTGGCCAAGGCTTTGAGCGACGCCGGCGTGAAAGTGAATCTCGGCGCGCACGGCCAGTTGCAGGGTCTGGGCGCGCATTGGGAATTGTGGATGTTCGTGCAGGGCGGCATGACGCCGCTCGAAGCGATTCGTGCGGCCACGCTGAACGGCGCCGAATACATCGGCATGGGCAAAGAGTTGGGTTCACTCGAACCCGGCAAGCTCGCCGATTTGATTGTGCTGGAGAAGAATCCGCTGGAGAACATTCAAAACACGGAATTCATCACGCTGGTGATGAAAAACGGCCGGCTGTACGATGCCGAAACCATGAATGAGACCGGCAACGTCTCGCGGCCGCGGCTGCCGTTTTACTGGGAGCATGCCAAAACCAGTGACGCGTTTGTGTGGAAGGGCGCAGGTGTGGGTTTTGGCGAAGTGAAGTGCGGATGTATGCACTGA